The Thermovirga sp. genomic sequence TCGACGGTACGATAAGGATGCTGCATCCCTTCATACCCTTCCTCACGGAGGAGCTCTGGGACCGGTTCGACTTCGGCGGGGGTGCGCTGATTGAAGAAAAGGGATGGCCGGAACTTCTTCCTCCAGTTAAAACGCCTGCTTTCGAACCCGTAGATTCGATGGATATTTTCCAGGACCTGGTGAAATGTATCCGAAACCTGAGAGCCGAAGCGGGGCTTCACCCCCGCCAGGAAGCACGGGAGGCACGGGTGTTGCTTTCGGAAGGCACCCCAGCGGAAGTGGGGGAGGTCATCCGTTCCAACGCCGATCTTCTCAGCCTGTTGTGTCGAGTCAGGGAGGTCAGCCTCGGCGAAGACGAAAGGAGCAGGCCGACGGGGACGATAATGTCCGTGGCCGGTTTTGGAGAGGTTTTCCTTTTCGTGGACCGGAACCTCGATACCGGGGCGGAGATGGCCAGGCTCACCATGGAACTTGAAAAAGCCCGGAAGGATCTTATCCGCTCCAGGGGCAAGCTCGACGACCCCTCCTTCGTTTCACGCGCCCCCGGCCGTATCGTCGACCAGGAGAGGCAAAGGCTCTCGGAGACGGAAGAAAAGATCAAGGTAATAGAAAGAAACATGCGAAATCTAGCTGAATGAATGACGGGGCGACCATGATGAATGGGGTTTCCGTGTCGTCGGATATGGTAGAGAACCGGCTTCAGAATATGTCTTCCCCCTACATCAGGCCGGGATTATCCCGAATCGCTGCGTTACTGGCTAAAATGGGGCATCCCGAGAGGTCTTTCCCCGTCGTTCACCTGGTAGGTACCAACGGAAAGGGTTCCGTCTCGGCCATGATCGAGTCCCTATTACTGGAGGCTGGTTATTCCACGAGCCTTTACACAAGTCCCCACCTGGTGGACATAACGGAAAGATTGCGTTTTTCCGGTGTCCCCGTCGGCTCCGATGTGCTGCTTCGGGCTCTTGACAGCGTTGAGTCGGCCTTGGGTGCGCAGGACGACCCGGATTCCAGGCCAACCTACTTCGAAGTGCTTACGGCGGCTGCCTTTGCTGTTATTGCCGACGCTTCTCCGGACGTGGCCATCATCGAGGCCGGGATGGGCGGGAGGCTGGACGCCACGAACATGGTCAGTGACGTCGTCCTTACGGTCATTACCTCCATAGGGTTTGACCATAGCCAGTACCTGGGGGACACCCTGGAAGAGATTGCCCGGGAAAAGTTCAGTGTCCTGCGCCCCGGCGGCAGAAGCATTTTTTCAGGCACACCCAGGAAACTGGAGGGTTTATTCCTCAAACGTTGTGAAAGCATCGGCAACGTCGGTGAGATCCTATCTCGTTCCGTTAAAATTAGAAGTCCGAAGGTCTCCATCGGGGGCAACGCTTTTGAGATTTCTATCCGCGGAGGAGAATGCCTCCCAGTGAAGACCTC encodes the following:
- a CDS encoding bifunctional folylpolyglutamate synthase/dihydrofolate synthase, which codes for MNGVSVSSDMVENRLQNMSSPYIRPGLSRIAALLAKMGHPERSFPVVHLVGTNGKGSVSAMIESLLLEAGYSTSLYTSPHLVDITERLRFSGVPVGSDVLLRALDSVESALGAQDDPDSRPTYFEVLTAAAFAVIADASPDVAIIEAGMGGRLDATNMVSDVVLTVITSIGFDHSQYLGDTLEEIAREKFSVLRPGGRSIFSGTPRKLEGLFLKRCESIGNVGEILSRSVKIRSPKVSIGGNAFEISIRGGECLPVKTSLGGIYQVENTALALLSVQNLSARFPRIDLKTAVRGLEKTRWSGRLERVRYQDLELVLDGAHNPQGVDALADTFELLGSAREYAVIFTAMKDKDLESMVARICGSFPLVAFTRVPGMERSAEPDFLLGMARPYAERCETLSFEDPMDALAEISKRRKKIIICGSLYLVGYMMKSKLFLDAKGGQG